A genomic region of Pseudomonas abietaniphila contains the following coding sequences:
- a CDS encoding polysaccharide lyase family 7 protein: MIDLATWNLSVPVGTPAVTVDTPKLVGGYQDGYFRSGDTLFFWAPVTGSRTDNAIYPRTELRETYANGAVHNWTYTQADNFLRAALTVDQVPSTGKIVIGQIHCYGSTEPLIKLEYQYKEKTKNGNIVAKFRLTPTSEPEVIQIATGVLLKERFTYTIHLTPSGNLTVNAHEMQWGTKLDPSWNGKQLYFKAGVYTQDNTGYATEGGAATFYKLQISHDKKA, from the coding sequence ATGATCGATCTCGCCACCTGGAATCTTTCCGTACCTGTCGGTACGCCCGCCGTCACCGTCGATACCCCAAAATTGGTCGGCGGCTACCAGGATGGTTACTTCCGCTCCGGAGACACCTTGTTCTTCTGGGCGCCAGTGACCGGGTCACGGACTGACAACGCTATCTACCCGCGCACGGAATTACGCGAAACCTACGCCAACGGTGCGGTCCACAACTGGACGTACACCCAGGCGGACAATTTCCTGCGCGCGGCGCTGACCGTGGATCAAGTGCCGTCGACGGGCAAGATCGTTATCGGCCAGATCCATTGCTATGGCAGCACCGAGCCGTTGATCAAGCTGGAGTATCAGTACAAGGAGAAGACCAAAAACGGCAACATCGTCGCCAAGTTTCGCCTGACACCGACATCGGAACCCGAGGTGATTCAAATCGCCACGGGCGTGCTGCTCAAGGAGCGCTTCACGTACACCATCCACCTGACGCCGTCCGGCAACCTGACGGTGAATGCGCACGAGATGCAGTGGGGCACCAAGCTTGATCCGAGCTGGAACGGCAAACAGCTTTATTTCAAGGCAGGCGTGTATACCCAGGACAACACCGGGTACGCGACGGAGGGTGGGGCGGCGACGTTTTACAAACTGCAGATCTCGCACGATAAGAAGGCATAA
- a CDS encoding MarR family winged helix-turn-helix transcriptional regulator: MTLDSLQMHITGGVVAASRQWRRVCQTTLMNYGVSEACAGPLLMIARLGEGVRQVTVAQACGLESPSLVRLLDQLGKANLVQRTEDPTDRRAKALSLTNEGRALANSIEEELIRLRRDVFSSIDPADLEATLRVFKAFANASPVGPELSS; encoded by the coding sequence ATGACTCTAGACTCACTGCAAATGCACATCACCGGCGGCGTCGTCGCGGCGTCCCGTCAATGGCGGCGCGTGTGTCAGACCACGCTGATGAACTATGGCGTGTCCGAGGCGTGCGCAGGTCCCTTGCTGATGATCGCGCGGCTGGGTGAAGGCGTGCGCCAGGTCACGGTGGCTCAGGCCTGTGGCCTGGAAAGTCCTTCGCTGGTGCGTTTACTCGACCAACTGGGCAAGGCCAATCTTGTGCAGCGGACCGAAGACCCGACCGACCGCCGTGCCAAGGCCCTGAGCCTGACCAACGAGGGCCGCGCGTTGGCCAACTCAATAGAAGAAGAACTGATCCGCCTGCGTCGCGATGTGTTCAGCAGCATTGATCCGGCCGACCTGGAAGCCACGCTGCGGGTCTTCAAAGCCTTCGCCAACGCCAGCCCCGTGGGGCCGGAGCTGTCATCTTGA